From Labrus bergylta chromosome 22, fLabBer1.1, whole genome shotgun sequence, one genomic window encodes:
- the LOC136177544 gene encoding complement C1q subcomponent subunit C-like, whose amino-acid sequence MKVEDEGQAAEKTSQTEACFPDMCDLLKDFGALREKMGIMETRLKESENQIHELKNKETTRVAFSAATGGNNNSIGPFSTDRTLVFRKVITNIGNTYNTETGVFAAPVTGTYYFTLFHHAGGTHTASLSLIKNNVVVVMTYDHPSTQDTADNGGNAVLLQLQQGDQVYVRLDANAHVWGNDVITTFSYFLLSQG is encoded by the exons ATGAAGGTCGAAGATGAAGGTCAGGCTGCTGAAAAAACTAGCCAAACAGAGGCATGCTTTCCTGACATGTGTGACCTCCTGAAAGACTTTGGTGCCCTGAGAGAAAAAATGGGAATCATGGAAACCAGACTGAAGGAAAGCGAAAACCAGATTCATGAACTGAAGAATAAAG AAACAACCAGGGTGGCATTCAGCGCTGCAACAGGAGGCAATAATAACTCCATTGGACCATTTAGCACAGATAGGACTTTAGTCTTCAGAAAAGTTATTACAAACATTGGCAACACCTACAATACTGAAACGG GTGTCTTTGCTGCACCTGTTACAGGCACGTACTACTTCACCTTGTTCCATCACGCTGGAGGAACACACACAGCCAGTCTTTCTCTCATCAAGAACAACGTTGTGGTTGTGATGACCTATGACCACCCGTCAACACAAGACACGGCTGATAATGGAGGCAACGCGGTgctcctgcagctgcagcaaGGGGACCAGGTGTATGTTCGCCTGGATGCAAACGCTCATGTTTGGGGAAATGATGTCATTACCACCTTTAGTTATTTTCTGCTCAGTCAAGGTTGA
- the LOC109995179 gene encoding cerebellin-2: protein MNSTCLWVLLLLCGLTSAEVGENAVETRSCFPDMCDLLREFGSMAEKLKVMETRLQDSETRLQDSETRLEISETRLQDSETRLEISETRLQNSEARLKIGETRLNDSEHQILDLKSKETTKVIFSAAIGRNGAVGPYNTDTTLVYRTVITNIGNAYNAATGIFTAPVPGVYYFTFFCHAGGRYALKLFLFKNGEKIVVSNDHSSYWDTADNGGNAVFLQLQQRDQVYVRMPANSHVWGGDYVTTFSGSLVTQM from the exons ATGAATTCTACTTGTTTGTGGGTTTTATTGCTGTTGTGTGGCTTGACTTCAGCCGAGGTTGGTGAGAATGCTGTTGAAACACGTTCATGCTTTCCTGATATGTGTGATCTTCTGAGAGAGTTCGGATCCATGGCAGAAAAACTCAAAGTTATGGAAACCAGGCTGCAGGACAGTGAAACCAGGCTGCAGGATAGTGAAACCAGGTTAGAGATCAGTGAAACCAGGCTACAGGATAGTGAAACCAGGTTAGAGATCAGTGAAACCAGGCTACAGAACAGTGAAGCCAGGCTGAAAATTGGTGAAACCAGGCTAAATGACAGTGAACACCAGATTCTTGATCTGAAGAGCAAAG AGACAACCAAGGTGATCTTCAGTGCAGCGATAGGAAGAAATGGAGCTGTTGGACCgtacaacacagacacaactttAGTCTACAGAACAGTGATCACAAACATCGGCAACGCCTACAATGCAGCCACAG GTATCTTCACTGCACCTGTTCCAGGTGTTTATTACTTCACTTTCTTCTGTCATGCTGGAGGGCGATATGCATTGAAGCTGTTTCTCTTCAAGAATGGCGAAAAGATTGTAGTGAGCAATGATCACAGCTCGTACTGGGACACAGCTGATAATGGAGGAAACGCAGTGTTCCTCCAGCTGCAACAAAGAGACCAGGTGTATGTACGCATGCCTGCAAATTCACATGTTTGGGGAGGTGACTATGTTACAACTTTCAGTGGTTCTTTGGTCACTCAGATGTGA
- the LOC109995180 gene encoding caprin-2: MLWFLLLFCGLSLAEEGANDPETQSCFPDMCNLLKEVGAMSEKIKSLETRLQDSETRLQVSETKLQNSETRLQNSESQILELKNKERTKVIFSTAVGEGEKHIGPFTTDTTLIYKTVITNIGNAYNAATGIFTAPVAGVYYFTIFFHAGWKHKTSLHLYKNSEVKLSTSDEDTVTNRTDNGGNAGYLHLQQGDQVYVRLFKNSHVWGNGGYTTFSGSLVTQM; encoded by the exons ATGCTCTGGTTTCTTTTGCTGTTCTGTGGCTTGTCTTTGGCCGAGGAGGGTGCCAATGATCCTGAAACACAGTCATGCTTTCCTGACATGTGTAATCTCCTGAAAGAGGTTGGTGCCATGTCAGAAAAAATCAAATCTTTGGAAACCAGGCTGCAGGACAGTGAAACCAGGCTGCAGGTCAGTGAAACCAAGCTGCAGAACAGTGAAACCAGGCTGCAGAACAGTGAAAGTCAAATTCTGGAACTGAAGAACAAAG AACGAACCAAGGTGATCTTCAGTACAGCGgtaggagaaggagaaaaacacattgGACCTTTCACCACAGACACAACTTTAATCTACAAAACAGTGATTACAAACATTGGAAACGCCTACAATGCAGCCACAG GTATCTTCACTGCACCTGTTGCAGGTGTTTATTACTTCACCATCTTTTTTCATGCTGGATGGAAACATAAGACATCTCTGCATCTCTACAAGAACTCTGAGGTGAAACTCTCTACCTCTGATGAAGATACAGTGACCAACAGAACTGATAATGGAGGAAACGCAGGGTATCTTCATCTACAGCAAGGAGACCAAGTGTATGTGCGCCTGTTTAAAAATTCACATGTTTGGGGAAACGGCGGTTATACGACTTTTAGTGGTTCTTTGGTCACTCAAATGTGA